From the genome of Gracilibacillus salitolerans, one region includes:
- a CDS encoding sugar porter family MFS transporter: MRKKHSLWYVILIAASAGMAGLLYGFDTAVISGAIGYLQEIYNLSPAMEGWVISCVMIGGVTGVALSGFLSDRWGRKKLLMMSAIFFIISALGSAFAIDVTTLVLARILGGLGIGFASALSVTYISECAPPAIRGRLGSLYQLFTIFGICATFYINYFVANSGTHEWGLELGWRWMLGYGTIPGIIFLFLLFFIPESPRFLIQKGKDKEAFHILKRINGEEVAKKEAKEIKASIEVEQSSSVKELVKPGLRMAMGVGIFLALFNQVIGMNAVTYYGPDIFRSVGFENNTEFLATSIIGSVQVVFTILAIFLIDKLGRKKLMAIGSSLMALFMLLIGSVFYFEPASSGVLLIILIAGFTASFCVSMGPIPWIMIPEIFPNHLRAKAVGIATIFLWGANWAIGQFTPVLINNMGSSFTFWMFAVINVICFIFVMTIVPETKNKTLEEIGQLWKSNKQVEKEEKVQEEMA; encoded by the coding sequence ATGAGAAAGAAACATTCACTTTGGTATGTCATTTTAATTGCAGCATCTGCCGGTATGGCTGGTCTTTTATACGGTTTTGATACCGCTGTTATTTCAGGTGCAATCGGATATTTGCAGGAAATATATAATTTAAGTCCAGCGATGGAAGGTTGGGTTATCTCATGTGTCATGATTGGTGGTGTCACAGGGGTTGCATTATCCGGATTTTTAAGTGATCGTTGGGGACGTAAGAAGTTATTGATGATGTCTGCTATCTTTTTCATCATTTCAGCATTAGGCTCTGCTTTTGCGATTGATGTAACCACATTAGTATTAGCACGAATTTTAGGTGGTCTTGGGATTGGTTTTGCTTCCGCTTTATCTGTTACCTACATCAGTGAGTGTGCTCCACCAGCAATTCGTGGACGTTTAGGCTCGTTATATCAGTTGTTCACGATCTTCGGTATTTGTGCTACTTTTTATATTAATTACTTTGTAGCAAATAGTGGTACTCATGAGTGGGGATTAGAGCTTGGCTGGCGCTGGATGTTAGGTTATGGAACAATTCCGGGAATTATTTTCTTGTTCCTTTTATTCTTTATTCCAGAGAGTCCGAGATTTCTAATTCAAAAAGGAAAAGACAAAGAGGCATTTCATATTTTAAAACGAATTAATGGTGAAGAAGTTGCGAAGAAAGAAGCAAAAGAAATCAAAGCTTCTATCGAAGTAGAACAAAGTAGTTCTGTAAAAGAACTCGTAAAGCCTGGCTTAAGAATGGCTATGGGTGTTGGTATCTTCCTTGCACTATTTAATCAGGTCATCGGAATGAACGCAGTAACCTATTATGGTCCGGATATTTTCCGTAGTGTAGGTTTTGAGAACAATACAGAGTTTCTAGCGACGAGTATTATTGGTAGTGTACAAGTTGTATTTACAATTTTAGCGATCTTTTTAATAGATAAGCTTGGCAGAAAGAAATTGATGGCAATTGGTTCTAGTTTAATGGCGCTCTTTATGCTTTTAATCGGAAGTGTATTCTACTTTGAACCAGCAAGTTCAGGCGTATTATTGATTATTTTAATTGCAGGTTTCACAGCTTCCTTCTGTGTGTCCATGGGACCTATTCCGTGGATTATGATTCCGGAGATTTTCCCGAATCACTTACGTGCAAAAGCAGTAGGGATTGCAACCATCTTCTTATGGGGAGCTAATTGGGCAATCGGTCAATTTACACCAGTGCTCATCAACAACATGGGTAGTTCATTCACATTCTGGATGTTCGCTGTCATTAACGTTATCTGCTTCATCTTCGTAATGACAATCGTTCCAGAAACAAAGAACAAAACTCTAGAAGAGATCGGTCAACTATGGAAATCAAACAAACAAGTGGAAAAAGAAGAAAAAGTCCAAGAAGAAATGGCCTAG